The following proteins are encoded in a genomic region of Gimesia algae:
- a CDS encoding CBS domain-containing protein: protein MTDQQRTPCAADFMNRHVEVVTQEMTLTEVIRFLLKHKVSNAPVVEHQDEKHMLVGFVSERDCLSALSNELFFGNPSPAQTVRTIMSAHPICISPETELFSIVSIFVSHHLRHLPVVENGILMGIVSRHEILAAMETYYDHSLHNQEHERLLRDTSQSLNLRFLIDRS, encoded by the coding sequence ATGACTGACCAGCAGAGGACACCATGCGCCGCTGATTTTATGAATCGGCATGTCGAAGTCGTCACCCAGGAGATGACACTGACGGAAGTCATTCGTTTTCTATTAAAACACAAAGTTTCGAATGCCCCCGTTGTCGAGCATCAGGACGAGAAACACATGCTCGTCGGCTTTGTTTCTGAACGGGACTGTCTGTCTGCACTGTCGAATGAGCTGTTCTTCGGAAACCCCAGCCCGGCGCAGACAGTGAGAACCATCATGAGTGCACACCCTATCTGTATTTCTCCCGAAACAGAACTCTTCTCGATCGTTTCGATCTTTGTCAGCCACCACTTGCGACATCTGCCAGTGGTAGAAAACGGGATCCTGATGGGAATCGTCAGTCGACACGAAATTCTGGCAGCCATGGAAACTTACTACGATCACTCACTCCATAACCAGGAGCACGAGCGCCTTCTGCGGGATACATCACAGTCGTTGAACCTACGGTTTTTAATTGACCGGAGTTGA
- the hypE gene encoding hydrogenase expression/formation protein HypE: MTSSWQLNCPIQIPAETDCVTLAHGEGGRLSRKLIQERIISVLKNESLETAGDAARLPRVEGPLALTTDSFVVSPLFFPGGDIGSLAIYGTVNDLAVSGARPLWLTLSLIIEEGFPLLILDRVLQSLAEAALSTAVKIVAGDTKVVPRGTVDGLFINTAGVGELTEPVPPGPACLREGDELVVSGPIGQHGIAVLAAREQLQFDPLPHSDCGSLLKAVALLRGALGDRICCLRDATRGGVAAVLQEWAESSGLTLSIDERCVPVSSGVKGMSELLGLDPLHIANEGTMLIAVRQGAGPAAVSVLQTLSKTAEARVIGSVKARGVAAVTVKRTLGPEQPLHDPLGSPLPRIC, from the coding sequence ATGACCAGCAGCTGGCAGCTGAATTGTCCGATCCAGATTCCAGCAGAAACGGACTGCGTGACGCTCGCCCATGGTGAGGGAGGGAGGCTTTCTCGCAAACTGATTCAGGAACGTATCATTTCTGTTCTGAAAAATGAAAGCCTGGAAACTGCAGGTGATGCAGCCCGACTGCCTCGCGTCGAGGGGCCACTGGCGCTGACGACGGACAGTTTTGTTGTATCTCCCCTGTTTTTTCCGGGAGGCGATATTGGCAGCCTCGCGATTTATGGCACCGTCAACGATCTGGCAGTCAGTGGGGCGCGTCCGCTCTGGCTCACACTGTCATTAATCATTGAAGAGGGCTTTCCGCTGCTGATTCTGGATCGCGTATTGCAAAGTCTGGCTGAAGCAGCATTGAGTACCGCGGTAAAGATTGTGGCCGGTGATACGAAAGTGGTTCCCCGGGGCACCGTGGATGGTCTGTTTATCAACACAGCGGGAGTCGGCGAACTGACAGAGCCTGTTCCACCGGGGCCCGCGTGTCTGAGGGAGGGTGATGAACTCGTCGTCAGCGGGCCCATCGGCCAGCATGGTATTGCTGTCCTGGCAGCACGCGAACAATTGCAGTTTGATCCTTTGCCACATAGCGATTGCGGTTCTCTGTTAAAAGCGGTGGCGCTGCTGCGGGGCGCACTCGGGGACCGGATTTGCTGTCTGCGGGACGCGACCCGAGGCGGGGTGGCTGCGGTGTTGCAGGAATGGGCTGAGTCCAGTGGTTTGACTTTGAGTATTGATGAACGCTGTGTGCCTGTCTCATCCGGGGTGAAGGGCATGAGTGAATTACTGGGATTGGATCCCCTGCATATTGCCAATGAGGGGACCATGCTGATCGCCGTCAGGCAGGGAGCCGGTCCCGCAGCGGTCTCTGTTTTACAGACACTCTCCAAGACGGCAGAGGCCCGGGTGATCGGTTCTGTTAAGGCACGGGGAGTTGCTGCGGTGACGGTAAAACGGACGCTGGGGCCTGAACAGCCTCTACACGATCCGCTGGGCAGTCCTTTGCCACGAATCTGTTGA
- the hypD gene encoding hydrogenase formation protein HypD, translating into MKYLDEYRDPAAAQVLLDEIRRVSTRCWTLMEVCGGQTHSLLRHGIAAELQGTVELIHGPGCPVCVTDQADIDFACQLAKRSDVMLTSFGDMLRVPGSQGSLLDARTRGGQVRIVYSPLDAVELARRQPEKQVVFFAVGFETTAPATALAVKQAAQYQLDNFSLIVSHVRVQPAMESLVESPDHRVQAFLAAGHVCTVMGYQSYDRFVARYQLPVIVTGFEPLDLLQGILAGIRQLEAGEAWLENCYSRAVQVAGNQSARDLVQEVYQVSDCRWRGFGLIASGGLSLREPWLRFDARARFAECGLPVILNSACRSFDVMTGQLKPPECPHFGKQCTPETPLGAPMVSSEGACAAYFRYAGV; encoded by the coding sequence ATGAAGTACCTGGATGAATATCGAGATCCGGCTGCAGCGCAGGTATTACTGGATGAAATTCGTCGCGTTTCCACCCGCTGCTGGACATTGATGGAAGTGTGTGGCGGGCAGACGCATAGCCTGTTACGCCATGGGATTGCAGCCGAGTTGCAGGGGACCGTGGAACTTATTCATGGTCCCGGTTGTCCGGTTTGTGTAACCGATCAGGCCGACATTGATTTTGCCTGCCAGCTGGCAAAGCGGTCTGACGTAATGTTAACCAGTTTCGGCGACATGCTGCGTGTACCCGGCAGCCAGGGTTCCTTGTTGGATGCCCGGACCAGAGGGGGGCAGGTGAGAATCGTTTATTCGCCTCTGGATGCAGTGGAACTGGCGCGCAGGCAACCTGAGAAACAGGTGGTATTTTTCGCGGTCGGATTTGAGACGACGGCACCCGCGACGGCGCTGGCAGTGAAACAGGCCGCGCAGTATCAACTCGATAATTTCAGCCTGATTGTTTCGCATGTGCGGGTCCAACCCGCGATGGAGTCTCTGGTTGAGTCTCCGGATCACCGGGTGCAGGCCTTTCTGGCAGCCGGGCATGTCTGCACGGTGATGGGGTATCAATCCTACGATCGGTTTGTAGCACGCTATCAGCTGCCTGTTATCGTGACCGGATTTGAACCGCTCGATTTACTGCAAGGAATTCTGGCTGGTATCAGACAACTGGAAGCAGGCGAAGCGTGGCTGGAGAATTGTTATTCACGCGCTGTCCAGGTGGCCGGAAATCAATCAGCGCGGGACCTCGTGCAGGAGGTTTACCAGGTATCAGACTGTCGCTGGCGGGGATTTGGTCTCATTGCTTCCGGGGGGCTCTCACTGCGGGAGCCGTGGCTGCGGTTTGATGCGCGGGCTCGTTTTGCCGAGTGTGGTTTGCCGGTCATTTTGAACAGTGCGTGTCGCAGCTTCGATGTGATGACCGGACAACTCAAGCCACCGGAGTGTCCGCATTTTGGTAAGCAGTGTACCCCCGAAACGCCGCTGGGAGCGCCGATGGTCTCTTCCGAAGGCGCCTGTGCCGCTTACTTTCGTTATGCGGGTGTCTGA
- a CDS encoding HypC/HybG/HupF family hydrogenase formation chaperone, protein MCLGIPGQLVRWVEREGIFSQAEIEFDGVRRVVHMACVTEAEVGDYILVHAGIAINRIDAREAERIFETLAEWGDDEGWHESLPEGGEHES, encoded by the coding sequence ATGTGTTTAGGAATTCCTGGTCAACTGGTCCGCTGGGTGGAACGGGAAGGGATCTTTTCGCAGGCAGAGATCGAATTCGATGGCGTTCGCCGCGTCGTACATATGGCCTGCGTGACTGAGGCGGAAGTGGGTGATTACATTCTGGTCCACGCTGGTATTGCGATCAACCGGATTGACGCGCGAGAGGCAGAACGGATTTTTGAGACACTGGCTGAGTGGGGTGACGATGAAGGCTGGCATGAATCTCTGCCTGAGGGGGGAGAGCACGAATCATGA
- the hypF gene encoding carbamoyltransferase HypF has protein sequence MIFWKSNINFNWQHTMNPRAIVESTERKMALKITLSGHVQGIGLRPAVARRACDLRLAGSICNTTTGIELLIEGPAKVVQEFERDLETYLPDETVIHQKTREMTEIYGLEQFDIIEKQTSGPLAARVPPDIAVCPDCLAELADPADHRFGYAFTSCTHCGPRYSLLQSMPYERGQTGMSEFELCSHCQSEYAAPVDRRFHAQTIACQNCGPRVWSTSAAGEISGFDSEAIQNTARALQQGTIVGLKGLGGYQLLVDATSQTAVQKLRNRKQRPGKPLAVMVTDLAAARKLAVLNDAEAAALVSPAAPIVLLQVREDSPIAGNVNSGLNTLGVMLPTTPLHWLLLQQCDFPVIVTSANREDEPLYYQDRSHSEKINTLADCWLEHDRPIEHPIDDSVVRWMAGRLVTIRLARGLAPLSLDLKHSRHAIALGGHQKVAIALHNGAQAVLAPHIGDLESLPACARYEEQLESLQQLYAISKANFICDEHPDYYTSNRASLQVSNVESVQHHHAHIVAGMLDQGWLDREVLGVAFDGTGWGDDQTIWGGEFLLSTADQYTRVGHLKPFSLPGGEAAAREPYRVAVSLLVAALGPEAALKTGMKAELINPVLQIIKSKTLAPLTTSVGRLFDGVAALVLGVTHSDYEGQAAMLLEASCDLSESGGYEMPLLQETPIQLDWRPCITSILRDRDAGVSPGAIAMRFHRGLARGTAQLCQQFSSLPVVLGGGVFQNRCLVEFLAEELKQKNQRLGLPGRIPPNDGGLAAGQLAVAIARSRQKGDGRCV, from the coding sequence GTGATTTTCTGGAAGAGCAACATCAACTTCAACTGGCAGCATACCATGAACCCGCGGGCAATCGTTGAGAGCACGGAACGGAAAATGGCACTCAAGATCACATTGAGTGGCCACGTACAAGGGATCGGATTGCGCCCTGCCGTTGCGCGGCGTGCCTGTGATTTACGACTGGCAGGTTCAATCTGTAATACGACGACGGGGATTGAACTGCTGATTGAAGGACCTGCAAAGGTCGTACAGGAATTCGAGCGGGACCTGGAAACTTATCTGCCTGATGAAACGGTAATTCACCAGAAAACCCGTGAAATGACAGAAATATACGGGTTAGAGCAGTTTGACATCATCGAAAAACAGACCAGCGGTCCCCTGGCGGCTCGTGTTCCACCTGATATCGCTGTCTGCCCGGATTGTCTGGCTGAACTTGCTGATCCGGCAGATCATCGATTCGGCTATGCTTTCACCAGTTGCACGCATTGTGGCCCCCGGTATTCCCTGCTGCAATCGATGCCTTATGAACGCGGTCAAACAGGCATGTCCGAATTTGAACTCTGTTCGCACTGTCAGAGCGAATATGCGGCGCCCGTGGATCGCCGTTTTCATGCCCAGACAATCGCCTGTCAGAACTGTGGTCCCCGCGTCTGGAGTACCAGTGCAGCAGGAGAAATCAGCGGATTCGATTCAGAGGCAATTCAAAACACGGCCCGCGCGCTGCAGCAGGGAACGATTGTCGGTCTGAAAGGGCTGGGCGGTTATCAACTGCTGGTGGATGCCACCAGTCAGACAGCCGTTCAGAAATTAAGAAACAGGAAACAACGTCCGGGTAAACCGCTGGCGGTGATGGTGACCGACCTCGCTGCGGCGCGAAAACTGGCTGTATTGAATGATGCGGAAGCCGCAGCGCTGGTAAGTCCCGCGGCGCCGATTGTGCTGTTACAGGTACGGGAAGATTCACCGATTGCCGGTAACGTGAATTCTGGCTTAAATACATTGGGAGTGATGCTGCCCACGACACCGTTACACTGGTTGTTACTCCAGCAATGCGATTTTCCCGTAATCGTCACCAGCGCCAACCGGGAAGACGAACCGCTGTATTATCAGGATCGAAGTCATTCAGAGAAAATCAACACACTGGCAGACTGCTGGCTGGAGCATGACCGTCCGATTGAACACCCCATTGATGACAGTGTTGTTCGCTGGATGGCAGGTCGCCTGGTGACCATTCGACTGGCGCGGGGACTGGCACCGTTGTCTCTGGATCTGAAACATTCCCGACACGCCATTGCGCTGGGGGGGCATCAGAAAGTCGCGATTGCTTTGCACAACGGTGCTCAAGCTGTTCTCGCACCGCATATCGGCGATCTGGAGAGCCTGCCTGCCTGCGCGCGTTACGAGGAGCAACTGGAATCTCTACAGCAGCTCTATGCCATTTCAAAGGCTAATTTCATCTGCGATGAGCATCCCGATTATTATACTTCGAATCGTGCTTCTCTACAGGTTTCAAACGTTGAGAGCGTCCAGCATCATCATGCACATATCGTGGCGGGTATGCTGGATCAAGGCTGGTTGGATCGTGAGGTACTGGGAGTCGCTTTTGACGGGACAGGCTGGGGCGACGATCAGACCATCTGGGGAGGCGAGTTTTTACTCTCCACGGCGGATCAGTATACTCGGGTCGGTCATTTAAAACCGTTCTCTCTGCCGGGAGGGGAAGCGGCCGCCCGCGAACCTTATCGTGTTGCCGTTTCTTTACTGGTGGCAGCGCTGGGGCCAGAGGCTGCGCTGAAGACTGGGATGAAGGCAGAACTGATCAATCCCGTCTTGCAGATCATCAAGTCAAAGACTCTCGCTCCTCTCACTACCAGTGTCGGACGGTTGTTTGATGGAGTGGCGGCTCTGGTACTGGGAGTGACTCACTCTGATTATGAAGGGCAGGCAGCGATGCTGCTGGAAGCGAGTTGCGACCTGTCGGAATCTGGCGGTTATGAAATGCCACTCTTACAGGAAACGCCGATTCAGCTGGACTGGCGACCTTGTATTACCTCGATTCTACGAGATCGGGATGCGGGAGTGTCACCAGGAGCGATTGCCATGCGGTTTCATCGCGGTCTGGCCCGGGGAACGGCGCAGTTGTGTCAGCAGTTTTCATCCCTGCCGGTTGTGTTGGGAGGCGGAGTATTTCAGAACCGCTGCCTGGTCGAATTTCTGGCGGAAGAACTGAAACAGAAGAACCAGCGGCTGGGGTTGCCTGGCAGAATTCCTCCCAATGATGGAGGGCTGGCCGCCGGTCAACTGGCGGTTGCGATTGCCCGTTCGAGACAGAAAGGAGACGGTCGATGTGTTTAG
- the hypB gene encoding hydrogenase nickel incorporation protein HypB — translation MSQQTIIVKRDVQAEQKADAEVERVRLGRRGTLVVNLLSSPGSGKTSLLEETARHFAGRRSMAVLVGDLETDRDAQRLAPLVPVAQLTTGGACHLELPLVQRGLTALGDPAVDFLFIENVGNLVCPASHDLAEHLRVVLISTTEGDDKPGKYPKMFRTSQAMLITKLDLLPHVPFSVEAVTADAQRIQSALQVFACCSLTGSGIQEWCDFLEEQHQLQLAAYHEPAGNR, via the coding sequence ATGAGTCAGCAAACGATCATCGTCAAACGTGATGTGCAAGCGGAGCAAAAAGCCGATGCGGAAGTGGAACGCGTACGTCTGGGGCGGCGTGGCACTCTGGTGGTGAATCTGCTGTCCTCTCCGGGATCGGGAAAAACAAGTTTACTGGAAGAGACAGCGCGGCACTTTGCCGGTCGCCGGTCAATGGCGGTTCTGGTGGGTGATCTGGAAACCGACCGCGATGCGCAGCGGCTGGCCCCTCTGGTTCCGGTCGCGCAACTGACGACGGGGGGCGCCTGTCATCTGGAACTGCCGCTGGTGCAGCGGGGTCTGACAGCGCTGGGGGACCCTGCAGTCGATTTTCTGTTTATCGAGAATGTGGGAAATCTGGTCTGTCCCGCTTCGCATGATCTGGCAGAACACCTGCGCGTCGTTCTTATCAGCACGACAGAAGGGGACGATAAGCCGGGAAAATATCCCAAAATGTTCCGCACCAGCCAGGCCATGCTGATCACCAAACTGGATTTATTGCCACACGTTCCTTTTTCTGTGGAAGCGGTGACCGCAGATGCACAGAGGATTCAATCTGCGCTGCAGGTTTTTGCCTGTTGTTCTCTGACAGGAAGTGGAATTCAGGAATGGTGTGATTTTCTGGAAGAGCAACATCAACTTCAACTGGCAGCATACCATGAACCCGCGGGCAATCGTTGA
- a CDS encoding hydrogenase maturation nickel metallochaperone HypA/HybF: protein MHERSLVQNLLKQVRQIVAEQGGGCVSEICVQAGDLSGVEPLLFAAAFEEMVPAVFSEECQLKLDLVPVTAVCAHCQHEFEVLDFQFHCPECQSGSVDVIQGDDLQLISITLEPKDSHEGVSA from the coding sequence ATGCATGAACGGTCGCTGGTTCAGAATCTGTTAAAACAGGTCAGACAAATCGTTGCTGAACAGGGGGGCGGTTGTGTTTCTGAAATCTGCGTGCAGGCGGGCGATCTGTCGGGGGTTGAGCCGCTGTTATTTGCAGCCGCGTTTGAGGAGATGGTCCCGGCTGTCTTCTCTGAGGAATGTCAGTTGAAACTGGATCTGGTTCCTGTCACTGCCGTTTGTGCTCACTGTCAACATGAGTTTGAAGTCCTCGATTTTCAGTTTCACTGTCCTGAATGTCAGTCAGGAAGCGTTGACGTCATTCAGGGGGATGATCTGCAACTGATCAGTATCACACTGGAACCAAAAGATTCACATGAAGGAGTGTCGGCATGA
- a CDS encoding hydrogenase maturation protease — translation MKNGSQIMIAGIGSPHGDDQAGWEMARQIEQRRFHYVRVKLARTPADLLDWIEPAMDLLICDACQGAGEAGSVHQWEWPCGQLDEIHWSGTHQMSLTGVLALAAQLGRLPQHVRICGVELQSNHSGETMSEAVQAGVVAAVESLCEDLSPSVRQGEIEHA, via the coding sequence ATGAAAAACGGGTCACAGATCATGATTGCTGGAATTGGCAGTCCGCATGGTGACGATCAGGCAGGCTGGGAGATGGCCAGACAGATTGAACAGCGCAGGTTCCATTACGTGCGTGTGAAACTGGCTCGGACACCGGCTGATTTACTGGACTGGATCGAGCCTGCGATGGACCTGCTGATTTGTGATGCCTGCCAGGGAGCCGGTGAAGCGGGAAGTGTTCATCAATGGGAGTGGCCTTGCGGGCAACTGGATGAGATTCACTGGTCAGGGACGCATCAGATGTCTTTAACGGGCGTGCTTGCGCTGGCAGCGCAGTTGGGAAGACTCCCGCAGCATGTTCGGATCTGTGGAGTCGAACTGCAGTCGAATCATTCGGGAGAGACTATGTCAGAAGCAGTGCAGGCAGGAGTTGTCGCTGCTGTCGAATCCCTCTGTGAGGATCTCAGCCCGTCTGTCAGGCAAGGGGAGATTGAACATGCATGA
- a CDS encoding Ni/Fe hydrogenase subunit alpha, with product MGDRKIKVETLTRVEGEGGLFIRMSGETIEEVRLEIYEPPRLFEALLRGRPLEDAPDITARICGICPVAYQMSSVHALESALEVTVSPEIRRLRRLLYCGEWIESHGLHMHLLHAPDFLGFESGLEMAKQFPEAVNRGLRLKKHGNQLVDLLGGRAIHPVNVCVGGFYRIPRRNEFQKLIPDFEWGLNAAMETTRWVAGFDFPEMVSDCEFVSLSHPDEYPMNEGVMKSSLGDVIEVEQYEEEFEERQVPHSTALQAFRKSTGRPYLLGPLSRINLNRDQLFPQARKLADEIGWEPVCRNPHKAIIARGLEIVHAYEEGLSILRDQHLAGKPRETYTPQAGTGKSATEAPRGTLYHRYEIDDQGKIVEACIVPPTSQNQAQIEVDLKHVVSESMGNEETELARKCENLVRAYDPCISCSTHFLKVTIDRH from the coding sequence ATGGGTGACCGCAAGATCAAAGTGGAAACATTGACCCGGGTGGAAGGGGAAGGGGGATTGTTCATCCGCATGAGTGGTGAAACGATTGAAGAAGTCCGCCTGGAAATTTATGAACCGCCTCGTCTGTTTGAAGCGTTATTGCGGGGACGACCGCTTGAAGACGCACCGGATATCACGGCCCGTATCTGTGGAATCTGTCCGGTGGCATACCAGATGAGTAGTGTGCATGCCCTGGAGTCCGCATTGGAAGTGACCGTATCCCCAGAGATTCGCCGACTGCGTCGTCTGCTCTATTGTGGTGAATGGATTGAAAGCCATGGTTTACATATGCATTTACTGCATGCCCCTGATTTTCTGGGCTTTGAGAGCGGGCTGGAGATGGCGAAGCAGTTTCCCGAAGCAGTCAATCGTGGACTGCGATTGAAAAAACATGGCAACCAGCTAGTCGACCTGCTGGGGGGGAGGGCCATTCATCCGGTGAATGTCTGCGTGGGTGGTTTCTATCGTATCCCCCGTCGGAATGAATTTCAGAAACTGATACCGGATTTTGAATGGGGCCTGAATGCCGCGATGGAGACTACACGCTGGGTGGCTGGTTTCGATTTTCCGGAAATGGTATCAGATTGCGAATTTGTATCGCTGTCTCACCCGGATGAATATCCCATGAATGAGGGAGTGATGAAATCCAGCCTGGGAGACGTGATTGAAGTAGAACAGTACGAAGAGGAATTTGAAGAGCGGCAGGTACCCCACTCCACCGCGCTGCAGGCGTTTCGTAAGTCAACGGGGCGCCCTTATCTGCTCGGGCCGTTATCGCGTATCAACCTGAATCGTGATCAACTGTTTCCCCAGGCACGGAAACTGGCAGATGAAATCGGATGGGAACCGGTCTGTCGGAATCCTCACAAGGCGATCATTGCGCGCGGGCTAGAAATCGTCCACGCGTATGAAGAAGGGTTATCGATCCTGCGGGATCAACATCTTGCCGGTAAACCACGCGAAACGTATACGCCGCAGGCGGGAACCGGTAAGTCTGCGACCGAAGCACCCCGGGGAACGCTGTATCATCGCTATGAGATCGATGATCAAGGCAAGATCGTCGAAGCCTGTATTGTCCCGCCGACGTCTCAGAATCAGGCACAGATTGAAGTGGACCTCAAACATGTGGTGTCAGAGTCAATGGGTAATGAAGAAACAGAACTGGCGCGGAAATGTGAAAATCTGGTGAGAGCCTATGATCCCTGTATCAGTTGTTCCACTCATTTTCTCAAGGTCACAATCGACCGACACTGA
- a CDS encoding NADH-quinone oxidoreductase subunit B family protein, which produces MSVGKPRLAVFKFASCDGCQLSLLDAEDQLLSVADALEIVYFPEATSRMEAGPYDISLIEGSITTPHDATRIQQIRRDSRFLMTIGACATSGGIQALRNGADSAEFMRSVYATPGYIEVLEHSTPIADHVAVDFELRGCPINQYQLIEVIQSLLAGRTPRTPGHSVCLDCKRRGTVCVTVAQGIACLGPVTQSGCNALCPSYNRGCYGCFGPASQINLVSLTSQMEQDGASRQEISNSLQNFNNNAPAFREESRRLQDRNGEPD; this is translated from the coding sequence CTGAGCGTGGGAAAACCCAGACTGGCTGTTTTCAAATTTGCTTCCTGTGATGGTTGTCAGCTTTCTCTGCTGGATGCCGAGGATCAGCTGTTGTCCGTCGCGGATGCCTTAGAGATCGTATATTTTCCCGAGGCCACGAGTCGCATGGAAGCAGGCCCGTATGATATTTCGCTGATTGAGGGATCTATTACGACACCCCACGATGCCACCCGGATCCAGCAGATTCGCAGAGACTCCCGCTTTCTGATGACCATCGGTGCCTGTGCGACCTCTGGTGGAATTCAGGCATTGAGAAACGGGGCTGATTCTGCAGAATTCATGCGGTCAGTGTATGCCACTCCTGGATATATCGAGGTGTTAGAACACTCAACGCCTATAGCAGACCATGTGGCCGTCGACTTCGAATTGCGAGGCTGCCCGATCAATCAATATCAGCTGATCGAAGTCATTCAGTCACTGTTAGCAGGACGGACTCCTCGCACCCCCGGACACAGTGTCTGCCTGGATTGTAAACGCCGCGGAACGGTGTGTGTGACGGTGGCACAGGGAATTGCCTGCCTGGGACCGGTAACGCAGTCGGGGTGTAATGCACTCTGCCCGAGTTATAACCGGGGTTGTTACGGCTGTTTTGGACCAGCCTCGCAGATCAATCTGGTGAGCCTGACTTCACAGATGGAGCAGGACGGGGCATCCAGGCAGGAAATTTCAAACAGCCTGCAGAATTTCAATAACAATGCGCCCGCATTTCGCGAGGAAAGTCGGCGTTTACAGGATCGAAACGGGGAGCCAGACTGA
- a CDS encoding FAD/NAD(P)-binding protein has translation MNSTVRKQPEKPASFWVAKTAVIREITAEVSGVTTYQLALIDAAAAQSYRFEPGQFNMLYLPGAGESAISMSGDPADCETLIHTIRVAGNVTRSIAALKVGDTLGLRGPFGTSWPREACRGKNVILVAGGIGLPPLRPLIYQLLAQRDEYGSLHLLYGARTPEMRVYTREYDRWRAEGLEIRETVDRSSPGWRGNVGVVPQLLERLTGFDPAQTVLLICGPDLMMRFTARAALQRGMTGAQIWVSTERNMQCAVGLCGHCQLGPEFICKDGPVFRYDQISPYLKVEGL, from the coding sequence ATGAATTCGACCGTCAGAAAACAGCCCGAGAAACCAGCCAGCTTCTGGGTCGCGAAAACGGCTGTCATTCGTGAGATCACAGCCGAAGTCAGCGGGGTTACCACTTACCAGCTGGCACTGATCGATGCAGCGGCTGCGCAGTCATATCGTTTTGAACCAGGTCAGTTCAATATGCTGTATCTTCCCGGTGCCGGAGAGTCGGCAATTTCCATGAGCGGTGATCCTGCTGACTGTGAGACCCTGATTCATACGATACGGGTTGCGGGCAATGTGACGCGCAGTATCGCCGCGTTGAAAGTGGGAGATACCCTGGGACTGCGCGGCCCCTTTGGTACCAGTTGGCCGCGCGAGGCCTGTCGGGGAAAGAATGTAATTCTGGTGGCGGGCGGAATCGGCCTGCCTCCCTTGCGTCCGTTGATTTATCAACTGCTGGCGCAGAGAGACGAGTATGGGAGTCTGCATTTATTATACGGGGCACGTACACCTGAGATGCGGGTTTATACGCGGGAATATGACCGCTGGCGAGCAGAAGGGCTGGAGATCAGAGAAACCGTCGACCGATCGAGCCCCGGTTGGCGCGGGAATGTGGGAGTTGTGCCCCAGTTACTGGAACGGCTTACCGGATTCGATCCCGCGCAGACGGTTCTGTTGATCTGTGGCCCGGATTTGATGATGCGTTTTACCGCCCGTGCTGCGCTCCAGCGGGGAATGACCGGCGCGCAGATCTGGGTTTCAACCGAACGAAATATGCAGTGCGCGGTTGGTTTGTGTGGTCACTGTCAGCTGGGACCCGAATTCATCTGCAAGGATGGGCCGGTCTTTCGCTATGATCAGATTTCACCCTATTTAAAAGTGGAAGGACTCTGA